Proteins found in one Sphingomonas sp. SORGH_AS_0879 genomic segment:
- a CDS encoding MBL fold metallo-hydrolase codes for MKIRILGCGTSSGVPRIGNDWGACDPTEPRNRRMRCSALIEHDGTRILLDTGPDMREQLLAAEVGTVDAIIWTHDHADHCHGIDDVRQIYHALGHPVAGYARPATAEALQRRFGYVFQGKTGYPPTATMTVLEDDIAIGPIRIRSLDQPHGRIFSAGLRFDCDGRSIGYATDFHQLTEPMANLYRHVDLWVVDALRRHPHPAHADLPTVLEWIDELEPRQSMLIHMDHSMDYATLCGELPLAVRPAYDGLELIP; via the coding sequence GTGAAGATTCGCATTCTGGGTTGCGGCACCTCCTCCGGCGTCCCCCGGATCGGCAATGACTGGGGGGCATGCGACCCTACCGAGCCCCGCAATCGGCGTATGCGATGCTCGGCGCTGATCGAGCATGACGGAACGCGCATCCTGCTCGACACGGGGCCCGATATGCGCGAGCAGTTGCTTGCTGCCGAGGTCGGGACGGTGGATGCGATCATCTGGACGCATGACCACGCCGATCATTGCCACGGCATCGACGACGTCCGGCAGATCTACCATGCGCTGGGGCATCCGGTTGCCGGTTACGCACGCCCCGCGACGGCGGAAGCCTTGCAACGCCGCTTCGGTTATGTGTTTCAGGGGAAGACGGGCTATCCGCCGACCGCCACCATGACGGTGCTGGAGGACGATATCGCGATCGGGCCAATCCGTATCCGGTCGCTCGATCAGCCGCATGGTCGGATATTCTCTGCGGGGCTGCGCTTCGACTGCGATGGCCGGAGCATTGGTTATGCTACTGATTTTCATCAGTTAACAGAACCGATGGCGAATCTCTATCGTCATGTCGATCTATGGGTCGTGGATGCGCTGCGACGCCATCCGCATCCCGCGCATGCCGATCTTCCGACGGTTCTCGAATGGATTGACGAACTCGAACCGCGACAGAGCATGTTGATCCATATGGATCATTCGATGGACTATGCCACACTGTGCGGCGAACTGCCGCTCGCTGTTCGTCCGGCCTATGACGGATTGGAACTGATACCGTGA
- a CDS encoding TatD family hydrolase — protein MLADSHCHLNYKGLVEDQAAILTRARDRGVTAMLNISTRESEWDAVIATAEREPDVWATIGIHPHEADAHAHVDTAKLVERAAHPRVVGIGESGLDYYYDHSDREQQQASFRAHIAACRETGLPLVVHTRDAEDDTAAILAEEMGKGAYSGVIHCFTASGDFADKALALGFYISISGIVTFKNAKELQATAARLPLDRLLVETDAPFLAPVPHRGKTGEPSFVADTAAFLADLRGEPLDVLTRATAENFHRLFAKTAA, from the coding sequence ATGCTGGCCGACAGCCACTGCCACCTCAACTACAAGGGGCTGGTCGAGGATCAGGCGGCAATCCTGACCCGCGCGCGGGACCGTGGGGTCACGGCCATGCTCAACATATCGACTCGCGAGAGCGAATGGGATGCGGTGATCGCCACGGCCGAGCGCGAACCCGATGTGTGGGCGACGATCGGCATCCACCCGCATGAGGCCGACGCCCATGCCCATGTCGACACCGCCAAGCTGGTCGAGCGTGCCGCGCATCCGCGCGTCGTCGGCATCGGCGAAAGCGGGCTGGACTATTATTACGATCACAGCGACCGCGAACAACAACAGGCGAGCTTTCGCGCGCACATCGCCGCCTGTCGCGAAACCGGTCTGCCGCTGGTCGTACACACGCGCGATGCAGAGGACGATACCGCCGCAATCCTGGCCGAGGAAATGGGGAAGGGGGCCTATTCCGGCGTCATCCACTGTTTCACGGCGAGCGGAGATTTCGCCGATAAGGCTTTGGCGTTAGGCTTTTATATATCCATTTCGGGTATCGTGACCTTCAAGAACGCCAAGGAGTTGCAGGCCACCGCCGCGCGCCTGCCGCTCGACCGGTTGCTGGTCGAAACCGATGCTCCGTTCCTGGCCCCCGTTCCGCATCGGGGGAAGACGGGGGAGCCGTCCTTCGTCGCCGACACCGCAGCGTTCCTCGCGGACCTGCGTGGTGAGCCATTGGACGTCCTGACCCGGGCTACGGCGGAAAACTTCCATCGTCTGTTCGCGAAGACCGCCGCGTGA
- the metG gene encoding methionine--tRNA ligase, which translates to MADPFYITTAIHYPNGRPHIGHAYEMVAADVIARFQRQAGRDVLFQTGTDEHGLKMAQAARARGISTRAFADEMSSHFHVMADRLDISYDRFIRTVDADHYAASQAIWKAMQDKGDLYLDRYEGWYSVRDEAFYDESELTTGEDGTKLSPQGTPVEWTAEETWFFRLSKYQQPLLDLYRDNPDFIRPESRRNEVMRFVEGGLSDLSVSRTSFDWGVPVPDSPGHVMYVWVDALTNYLTGTGYPNKDSELARFWPANLHLIGKDIVRFHTVYWPAFLMSAELPLPQSVFGHGFLLHRGEKMSKSVGNVVDPMGLADAFGVDALRYFFLREVSFGQDGSYSAEAIVTRVNAELANSFGNLAQRTLSFIAKNLNGELPEPGRADPADAVLIEEVVVACAGLKTAFDDLMLSQGIEAWMRGVYACNQYIDVQAPWSLRKTDPERMHAVLGTLVRAIRMLAIAILPVTPRGAGLVLDTLGAEERDHAAIDDDGWYARRASSGIALSPPTPAFPRLEIPAEADA; encoded by the coding sequence ATGGCCGATCCATTCTATATCACCACCGCGATCCACTATCCCAATGGCCGTCCGCATATCGGCCACGCCTATGAAATGGTCGCAGCGGACGTCATCGCGCGGTTCCAGCGCCAGGCGGGGCGCGACGTGCTGTTCCAGACGGGCACCGACGAGCACGGCCTGAAAATGGCCCAGGCGGCGCGCGCGCGCGGCATTTCCACGCGCGCGTTCGCCGACGAAATGTCCAGTCATTTCCACGTGATGGCTGATCGTCTTGATATCAGCTATGATCGTTTCATCCGCACGGTAGACGCAGATCATTATGCCGCCAGCCAGGCCATCTGGAAGGCGATGCAGGACAAGGGCGACCTGTATCTCGATCGCTATGAAGGCTGGTATTCGGTCCGTGACGAGGCCTTTTACGACGAGTCCGAACTGACCACCGGGGAAGACGGCACCAAGCTGTCGCCGCAGGGAACGCCGGTCGAATGGACAGCGGAGGAAACTTGGTTCTTCCGTTTGTCGAAATACCAGCAGCCACTGCTCGATCTCTATCGCGACAATCCCGACTTCATCCGCCCGGAAAGCCGCCGGAACGAGGTGATGCGCTTCGTCGAGGGCGGGCTGTCCGATCTCTCGGTATCGCGCACGAGCTTCGACTGGGGGGTGCCGGTGCCGGACAGCCCCGGCCATGTCATGTATGTCTGGGTCGATGCGCTGACCAACTATCTGACCGGGACGGGCTATCCGAATAAGGACAGCGAATTGGCGCGTTTCTGGCCCGCCAATCTACACCTGATCGGAAAGGATATCGTCCGTTTCCACACCGTCTATTGGCCCGCATTCCTGATGTCGGCGGAGCTGCCTTTGCCGCAGTCGGTGTTCGGCCATGGTTTCCTGCTCCACCGGGGCGAGAAGATGTCCAAGTCGGTCGGCAATGTCGTCGATCCGATGGGGCTGGCGGATGCCTTCGGCGTCGATGCACTGCGTTATTTCTTCCTGCGGGAGGTCAGCTTCGGGCAGGACGGTTCCTATTCCGCCGAAGCGATCGTGACGCGTGTCAACGCCGAACTGGCCAACAGCTTCGGCAATCTCGCCCAGCGGACCTTGTCGTTCATTGCCAAGAATTTAAACGGCGAACTTCCCGAACCGGGTCGCGCCGACCCCGCCGATGCTGTCCTGATCGAGGAGGTCGTGGTCGCCTGTGCCGGGTTGAAGACCGCGTTCGATGACCTGATGCTGAGCCAGGGGATCGAGGCGTGGATGCGCGGCGTCTATGCCTGCAACCAGTATATCGATGTGCAGGCGCCATGGTCGCTGCGCAAGACCGACCCGGAGCGGATGCATGCCGTGCTGGGAACCTTGGTCCGCGCGATCCGGATGCTCGCCATCGCCATTCTGCCGGTCACGCCGCGTGGGGCAGGGCTGGTGCTCGACACGCTGGGGGCCGAGGAGCGCGATCATGCGGCGATCGACGATGACGGCTGGTATGCCCGCCGCGCATCCAGCGGTATTGCCCTGTCGCCGCCGACGCCAGCCTTTCCCCGTCTCGAAATCCCGGCCGAGGCCGACGCCTGA
- a CDS encoding TIGR02281 family clan AA aspartic protease, whose translation MSTDRVMDFLYYGLILLLPLSALAARRIPIGQTLRMALMWVGIFGMAFLIVAQRDRLSSLLPGRGAPEGVVRIAVAEDGHFWADVRINGVQRRMLIDSGATTTALSQATAKAAGLDLGESPFATMVETANGRVTADHTTIRHLAIGPIELNDVGAIVSPSFGNQDVIGMNVLRRLRSWRVEQGVLILNEPN comes from the coding sequence GTGAGCACGGATCGGGTCATGGACTTCCTATACTATGGCCTGATCCTCCTGCTGCCGCTGAGCGCGTTGGCGGCTCGGCGCATTCCGATCGGCCAGACGCTGCGTATGGCGTTGATGTGGGTCGGTATCTTCGGCATGGCCTTTCTGATTGTCGCACAGCGTGACCGGCTGAGTAGCCTTCTGCCGGGCCGTGGCGCGCCGGAGGGCGTGGTACGTATCGCGGTGGCGGAGGACGGACATTTCTGGGCAGATGTCCGGATCAACGGTGTCCAACGACGTATGCTGATCGATAGCGGCGCCACGACGACCGCCTTGTCGCAGGCGACAGCCAAGGCCGCCGGGCTCGACCTGGGCGAAAGCCCGTTCGCTACGATGGTCGAAACCGCGAATGGCAGGGTCACTGCCGATCATACGACGATCCGCCATCTCGCGATCGGGCCCATCGAATTGAACGACGTCGGCGCGATCGTATCGCCCAGCTTCGGCAATCAGGACGTCATCGGAATGAATGTGCTGCGACGGCTGCGGTCGTGGAGGGTGGAGCAAGGCGTCCTCATCCTCAACGAACCCAACTAG
- a CDS encoding iron-sulfur cluster assembly scaffold protein yields the protein MNAPLYNAEILRLTTAIPHDRRLPDPMASVERRSPICGSRVTVDLNLDADGRVAEIGMLVRACALGQASSALLSASVIGRSVTELAAARDSLAEWLAGTRREVPDWPGMNVFAPALTYSARHPSIRLAFEAAAQAAQDAAQDAVAQGPR from the coding sequence ATGAACGCCCCTCTCTACAATGCCGAGATCCTGCGGCTGACCACCGCCATTCCGCATGATCGGCGCCTGCCCGACCCGATGGCCAGCGTCGAGCGCCGCTCACCCATTTGCGGGAGCCGGGTCACCGTGGATCTCAATCTGGACGCCGATGGCCGGGTGGCGGAGATCGGCATGCTGGTCAGGGCCTGCGCCTTGGGACAGGCATCGTCGGCGCTGTTGTCCGCGAGTGTCATCGGTCGCAGCGTGACCGAGCTGGCAGCTGCGCGCGATTCCCTGGCCGAATGGCTGGCCGGTACGCGGAGGGAAGTCCCCGACTGGCCTGGCATGAATGTCTTCGCGCCCGCCTTGACCTATAGCGCACGCCATCCCTCCATCCGCCTGGCATTTGAGGCCGCCGCACAGGCCGCCCAGGATGCGGCCCAAGACGCCGTGGCGCAGGGTCCCCGCTGA
- a CDS encoding CvpA family protein, with translation MTALDILVLIAVFGAAIQGFLRGFVTEVLALFAWVAIVAALKLFHIPLAQALTGVVGTVSGSAVLAFALIVGVTYLGGRMVARAIGSRTRTSVLGPVDRALGFGFGALKGLILASLVFLVVALMIDTVSGGPARRPEWMVKSRTYKLLNATSAGIADFVDRRRRGLPVFGAPTPSNDSGTANASETPS, from the coding sequence TTGACCGCACTCGATATTCTTGTCCTGATTGCAGTGTTCGGCGCGGCCATTCAAGGCTTTCTGCGTGGCTTTGTGACCGAGGTTCTGGCGCTGTTCGCCTGGGTCGCGATCGTCGCGGCGCTCAAATTATTCCATATCCCGCTGGCGCAGGCGCTGACCGGAGTGGTGGGGACGGTGTCGGGATCGGCCGTGCTGGCCTTCGCGTTGATCGTCGGCGTCACCTATCTGGGTGGTCGCATGGTCGCTCGCGCGATCGGCAGCCGGACGCGCACCTCTGTCCTGGGCCCGGTGGACCGCGCGCTGGGGTTCGGCTTCGGCGCGCTCAAGGGATTGATCCTCGCCAGCCTCGTCTTCCTGGTCGTCGCTTTGATGATCGACACCGTCAGCGGCGGCCCGGCAAGGCGACCCGAATGGATGGTGAAGAGCCGCACCTATAAGCTGCTCAATGCCACCAGCGCGGGCATTGCCGACTTCGTCGACCGCCGTCGTCGCGGCCTGCCCGTCTTCGGCGCGCCGACCCCATCCAACGACAGCGGCACGGCCAATGCCAGCGAGACCCCATCATGA
- a CDS encoding DUF423 domain-containing protein — protein MALLGILAALSGAIAIAAGAFGAHRAEGIAVEWLRTGGQYQLIHAVAALVALRMEARGVAWAFVIGSGIFAGTLYAMAFGAPRWLGAVTPIGGTILILGWLWLAWTLRG, from the coding sequence ATGGCGTTACTGGGTATCCTGGCGGCCTTGTCGGGCGCGATCGCCATCGCGGCGGGGGCGTTCGGCGCGCACCGGGCCGAAGGGATCGCGGTCGAGTGGCTGCGGACCGGCGGCCAGTATCAACTCATCCATGCGGTTGCCGCACTTGTCGCGCTTCGCATGGAGGCGCGGGGTGTCGCATGGGCTTTCGTCATCGGCAGTGGGATTTTCGCGGGCACCCTCTATGCGATGGCGTTCGGTGCGCCGCGCTGGCTGGGCGCGGTGACGCCCATTGGCGGGACGATCCTGATTCTCGGCTGGCTATGGCTGGCCTGGACTTTGCGCGGCTGA
- a CDS encoding cation:proton antiporter — protein sequence MHSEISLLRDGAILLGFGLAFVLVFRRLGLGATLGYLVAGAVVGPHVLGLVGDAESKLGIAEIGITLLLFIVGLELNPARLWRMKHEIFGLGLLQVTACGLAITGIVLLAHFSMEAALALGLPLALSSTAQVLPMLQSSGRLRTPFGERAFSILLFQDLSIVPLITIVAAMSRNPADHAGPPGWILALETGAAIIGLIVAGRFLLRPLFRLIGNMGEREMFVFAGLFTVIASAAVMELLGLSTALGAFIAGVMLADSPYRHELEADVEPFRSILLGLFFLAVGMMLNLPAIIERPIFVAVMALALIATKTFVIFVIGLAFRMNWRSAFALGLLMSQGGEFGFVLFAQAKAGYLIAPEAASLFGAIITLSMATTPFLMAATRRIREEPVIMRGEKREGPVTDGANALIVGYGRFGQTVAQMLIASDIPVTLIDRDIEMIDIAAEFGAKVYYGDGTRLDLLRQAGAAEAELILFCLDEDQITLELLESVHAAFPNASLFVRAYDRRAVLRLKGGPASYVVREVLESAVKMARLAMDSLKIDRAEIDRVETMYRARDKERLAAQAASGDLRAANDRIITQDERKV from the coding sequence ATGCACAGCGAGATTTCGCTGCTGAGGGATGGGGCGATCCTGCTGGGCTTTGGCCTGGCGTTCGTTTTGGTCTTTCGTCGCCTCGGTCTAGGTGCGACGCTAGGTTATCTCGTCGCGGGGGCGGTCGTCGGCCCGCATGTCCTCGGGCTGGTCGGGGACGCGGAGTCCAAGCTGGGCATCGCCGAGATCGGCATCACGCTCCTGCTGTTCATCGTCGGGCTGGAGTTGAACCCGGCCCGCTTGTGGCGGATGAAGCATGAGATTTTCGGTCTGGGCCTGCTTCAGGTAACGGCATGCGGCCTGGCGATCACGGGCATCGTGCTGCTCGCCCATTTCTCGATGGAAGCCGCCCTGGCGCTCGGCCTGCCGCTCGCCCTGTCCTCGACGGCGCAGGTCCTGCCGATGCTGCAATCCTCCGGGCGGTTGCGCACCCCCTTTGGCGAGCGGGCCTTCTCGATCCTGCTGTTTCAGGACCTGTCGATCGTCCCGCTGATCACGATCGTTGCCGCCATGTCGCGGAATCCGGCGGATCATGCCGGTCCTCCGGGATGGATATTGGCGCTGGAGACAGGGGCGGCGATCATCGGCCTGATCGTGGCGGGCCGCTTCCTGCTACGCCCGCTGTTCCGGCTGATCGGCAATATGGGCGAGCGGGAGATGTTCGTCTTCGCCGGACTCTTTACCGTCATCGCCAGCGCCGCGGTCATGGAGTTGCTCGGCCTCTCGACCGCGCTGGGGGCGTTCATCGCCGGGGTGATGCTGGCCGACAGTCCGTATCGGCACGAACTGGAGGCGGATGTCGAGCCGTTCCGATCGATCCTGCTCGGCCTGTTCTTCCTGGCGGTCGGGATGATGCTCAATCTGCCCGCGATCATCGAGCGGCCGATTTTCGTCGCAGTCATGGCCCTGGCGCTGATCGCGACGAAGACCTTCGTTATCTTCGTGATCGGCCTTGCCTTCCGGATGAACTGGCGCTCGGCCTTCGCGCTCGGGCTGCTGATGAGCCAGGGCGGCGAATTCGGCTTCGTCCTGTTCGCGCAGGCGAAGGCGGGCTATCTGATCGCGCCCGAGGCGGCGAGCCTGTTCGGGGCGATCATCACCCTTTCGATGGCGACGACCCCGTTCCTGATGGCGGCCACTCGCCGCATCCGCGAAGAACCAGTCATCATGCGCGGCGAGAAGCGCGAGGGCCCGGTCACCGACGGCGCCAACGCCCTGATCGTCGGCTATGGCCGGTTCGGACAGACGGTGGCCCAGATGCTGATCGCCAGCGACATTCCCGTCACCCTGATCGACCGCGACATCGAGATGATCGACATCGCCGCCGAGTTCGGGGCCAAGGTCTATTATGGCGACGGCACCCGGTTGGACCTGCTGCGACAGGCCGGGGCGGCGGAGGCCGAGTTGATCCTCTTCTGCCTCGACGAGGATCAGATCACGCTGGAGCTTCTGGAAAGCGTCCATGCGGCCTTCCCCAACGCTTCGCTGTTCGTGCGCGCCTATGATCGCCGCGCCGTCCTGCGGCTGAAGGGCGGGCCTGCCTCCTATGTGGTTCGGGAGGTTCTCGAGTCGGCGGTGAAGATGGCGCGCCTGGCGATGGACAGCCTGAAGATCGATCGTGCCGAGATCGATCGGGTCGAAACCATGTACCGGGCGCGCGACAAGGAACGGCTGGCGGCACAGGCCGCGTCGGGGGACCTGCGGGCGGCCAACGACAGGATCATCACGCAGGACGAACGAAAGGTCTGA